In the genome of Luteitalea pratensis, the window CCGAGTGCGGGATCCCCCTCCGCCGTGTGCCGCAGGTCGATGAGCACCTGCGTGGCCCCCTTACTGGTGAGTTCGCCCACGGCCCGTTTCAGTTGGGTGGGCGTCTGGTCGCTGAACGCGGTGATGCGCACGAGGCCGACGCCAGGTGCCGCGATCCGCTGCGTCACGTCGGCTGGCAGGGCGGCGACACGGCTGAGGGGCACCTCGTGAGTGTCGGTCTGGCTGCCGCGGAGCACGGTCAGCGTGACCTTGGACCCGGCGGGGCCGCGCAGGAGCCGTTCGCCCTCGTGCAGCGACATGTGCCGCGTCGACTTGCCGTCGATGGCGCGAATGTAGTCGCCGGTGTGGAGCCCGGCCTGTGCCGCCGGCGACCCGTCGCGTGAGGCGACGACGCGCAGGTAGTACTGCCGCGTCAGTGAAAGGCCCGTCGACCCGGTCTCTGCCGTCCTGACACCCTCGAGTAGCGCGACCTGGGCAGCGTCGAGGTAGGAACTGTCGGGGTCGAGTCCCTCGGCCAGCCCCAGCATCGCGCCATCCAACACTGTTCCGGGATTGGGTTCCTCGACGTAGCTGCCGAAGATCAGCGACACCACGTCGTCGAACACGCGCAGGTGCGGATAGGCCCCGGGGGCCGTGCGCTGCTGGCCCAGCAAGCCCCCGACCAGCGTGAACACGACAAGCGGTGTCGTGAGGGCGAGAACGAGGAAGCGGGTGCGGGTAGTCATTGAAAGAATGCCGCGATGCCGGAATGCCGGGAATGCCGAGAATTCTTGAGTTCCAAGGTCCAGGTCCGAAGGCCCAAGCCCGAGGGCGCACAGGTCGCCGAGTCGATCACGCGCCGGCTACCGTTGTTGCAACCATAGTACGGGATCGACCGGACGACCGTCGACGCGCACCTCGAGATAGAGGGCCGCCTTGCCGTCAGGCGCGTCCCCGACCTCGCCGACGATGGCGCCGCCTTCGACCGCGGCGCCCCGTTGGACGCGCAACCCCGACAGGTAGCCGTACAGGGAGTAGGACTGCTGGCCGTGATCGACGATCACGAGTTGTCCGAACCCCGTGAAGGCGCCGGCGAAGACGACGCTGCCGGGGTGGAGCGCGCGAACGGCGCTGCCGATTGTCGACGCGATCGTCACGCCGTTGCTCACGGTGCTCGTGCCGAACCGAGCATCGCGCTGTCGGCCGAATCGCCCGGTGATGTTGCCTTCCACGGGCCAGGGCAGTGCCCGGCGGCGAGTGGTGAAGGGCACGCGGAGCACCTGGGTCGGCGCCGGCACAGGCGCCCGCCCGGTCATCGAGGCGTCGAGCCGCGCGCGGGCGGCCACTAGTTCGGCGAGCCACCGCTCACGCTGCTCCGATTCGTTTTCGAGCGAGGCCAGTAGCTCCCGCTTCTTGACGTAGGCGGCTTCGGCCGCCGCGCGCCGTACACGTGCCTCCGCCTCGAGCGACCTGGCCTCTTCGCGGCGCTGGGTCAACCGGGCCTCGGTCTCGCCGAGTTCGCCCGCGGTTCGCGCATACGCCTGGAGCCGCCGGCCATCGTCCTTCGCGAGATAGTTCATCAAGCGGGCGGCGCGACCGACGTCACGGGCGCTCGTCGCATTCCACGCGATTCTCGCGTAGCCCACGCGCCCGAGGCGCTGAAGGCGCCGGAGCCGCGCGGCGATCGCGGGGCGTTCGCCTTCCAGGGTCGAGCGCAGGGTCGCCTGTCGACTCGTGAGCGATGCGAGGTCGGCTTCGAGCACCGACAGCGCCTGGCGGGCCTGCACCTCGCGCGCGCGCTCCAGGTCACGCTCGACGTCGAGCCGGCGCACTTGGTCGAGCATCGACACGCTCTGCCGCTTGAGCACGTCGGCCTCGCGGGTGAGCGCCGCAATGCGTTCCTTCGTGGCCTGCTGCGCCTTGGCGGCCTCTGCCGCCTGCACCAGTTCGGCTGGCGCTGACGTGCCCGCGGCGGGCGCGGTGGGGCTCGGCTGCTGCAAGGTGGGCAGCTGTGCCGCGAGCAGGGCGAGCAGGAGGGGGACGCGCACCTCTCCAATATCGGTGACGTAGCCGTCGACCTTCAGGTCGACGGGAATTGGGAAGTGCGTCTTTTGACATTCCCGGCGCCGCAGCGACGCGTGGAGCTAGCTCGACGCCTACGCACGATCGATCGCTCCACGTTCTGATCGCTTTGGTCGTGGTCCGGCCCGCTGGGACAGCGGGCCGCTACCGATCCTGCGTTCGGCGTTCCGCGTTCTGCGTTCGTCGTCGCCCGCACTGAAGGCCGGGCTCGGAGAGCCGGCCCTACCTTCGGGACGTATTACCCTGTGTCGGTGCGCGTGCTGGCCTTCGATCTCGGAGCCCGACGAACCGGTGTCGCCATCAGCGATGCATCCGGGACGCTGGCGCGACCGCTCGAGGTCGTGCAAGGTCCGTCGCTCAAGGCACAGTGGGCGGCGCTGCTCGGTGTGATCAGCCGCGTCCAAGCCGAAGACCCGGCGCTGGCGGCGATTGTCGTCGGC includes:
- a CDS encoding S41 family peptidase, producing the protein MTTRTRFLVLALTTPLVVFTLVGGLLGQQRTAPGAYPHLRVFDDVVSLIFGSYVEEPNPGTVLDGAMLGLAEGLDPDSSYLDAAQVALLEGVRTAETGSTGLSLTRQYYLRVVASRDGSPAAQAGLHTGDYIRAIDGKSTRHMSLHEGERLLRGPAGSKVTLTVLRGSQTDTHEVPLSRVAALPADVTQRIAAPGVGLVRITAFSDQTPTQLKRAVGELTSKGATQVLIDLRHTAEGDPALGAETARLFVKAGTLGIREARGQGQQKTEARAGDGSLTLPITVLTTNGTSQAAEVFTAALLDNDRAKSVGERTLGRAGSQKLVKLPDGSGLWLTYARWLTPKGTAIHGTGLVPTVPVAEPDREFGAPATAEDPILDKALESVAAKAPAKAAA
- a CDS encoding murein hydrolase activator EnvC family protein, which encodes MRVPLLLALLAAQLPTLQQPSPTAPAAGTSAPAELVQAAEAAKAQQATKERIAALTREADVLKRQSVSMLDQVRRLDVERDLERAREVQARQALSVLEADLASLTSRQATLRSTLEGERPAIAARLRRLQRLGRVGYARIAWNATSARDVGRAARLMNYLAKDDGRRLQAYARTAGELGETEARLTQRREEARSLEAEARVRRAAAEAAYVKKRELLASLENESEQRERWLAELVAARARLDASMTGRAPVPAPTQVLRVPFTTRRRALPWPVEGNITGRFGRQRDARFGTSTVSNGVTIASTIGSAVRALHPGSVVFAGAFTGFGQLVIVDHGQQSYSLYGYLSGLRVQRGAAVEGGAIVGEVGDAPDGKAALYLEVRVDGRPVDPVLWLQQR